CTCCACAAAAGCTTCCTGTATAGGGTGCGGCTTTTGAACGGTGCCAAGTCCCTCTATAGTGATAATTTCACCCTCATGCGCGGCCACCGCCGGCACTAGACAACCCAGCACAGGCCTTCCATTCAGTATTACCGTGCAGGAACCGCAATCGCCTGTGTCACAGCCTTTTTTGACGCCTTTCCAGCCGTGGCGGCGCAACGCGTCCAGAAGAAATTCGCTGTTCTTAACCGAGAGCTCCCGCTTTTCACCGTTCACGGTGACCATTATTTCAAAAAAACCTTTTTTGGTTTCTATCCTGGCGTTATTTTTCATATTGTCCTCTTTAAATGGAATCCACAAAACGCCTAAGCAGGTTGGATGCCGCGGCCGCGCGGTATTCGCCGGCATTAGCGGCCTCCAGTTCACCGGCAAAGGCGGCGGCGCAGGCAGCGGGAAGCTCGCCCGCCAGCACGGCCTTTTCGGACGCAAGCGCCCTGAACGGTTTCGGAGAAAGCGCCCCGACCGAGATCCTGGCCTGTGAAACGGTCGTTCCTTTCTTTTCCACTGCGAAAAAAAGCTTTATGTACGACTCCCAACTGGACTCCGTTTTAGCTAACTTAATGAACTCGCACTTCCACTTTCTGGTCTTTGCGGGGATTATTATCTCGCTTATAAGGCAGTCCAGGCCGGGGCGCAGCCCGGAAACGTAAAGATCCTGAAAGTCCACAAGCTTCGAGCCGGACTTCGCCTGTATGCGCACCTTGGCGTCCAGGCCCAGCAATACTACCGGGAATATATTGAAGGAATGAGGACGCGCTATGTTGCCGCCTATCGTAGCCATGTTGCGTATGAGCTGGCTGGAACACTTGGCGGCGGCGGCTGAAATAACCCCGCCACCCCAATCACGGCAAAGCTTGGACCGGTCTATTTCATCAAAAGAAGCGCCAGCCCCTATTACAAGGTTGCCGCCTGAAATTTTTATTCCCCTGATGGGGAGGTGCTTAAGGTCCAGGTAGGTTTCAACAGTATCAGGAAGGGTCTTGGCTACCAGAGTGCCGCCGGCCACCGCCATAGCCTTGTATTTTTTGTTCAATAGCAAAGCCAGAGCCTCTTTTACAGTTTGCGGGAAAGCGTAATATTTTATATGGGTCATAGGTGTCTCCTAAAAACTGCATCTGCTGCGGGAGCCATAGGCCTTAAGCCCTAAGTTTTTGCAAGGCCCTTGAAACCAAAACTCCGCACATTTCACGCCGGTAATCAGCCTCGGAACGAGTGTCGGTTATGGGGTTTACTTCGGTTTTTACAAGCTCGGCCGCTTTAGCAATCACTTCAGCGGCAAGACGCTTGCCGGAAAGGAAGGCTGAGGTTTTCGCGGCATAAACCATAACCGGCCCGACCGAAGCCAAAGCTATTGATACTTTTCCCGCCGCGCCGGTTTTTATTTCGGCTGACACAGCAACCGCCACCTTTGAGATGCCGAAGTAAGACCTGGGACCGAGTTTCTGATAAGCGGCGGTGTGCTTCCATTTAGGTATTT
This is a stretch of genomic DNA from Elusimicrobiota bacterium. It encodes these proteins:
- a CDS encoding FAD binding domain-containing protein yields the protein MTHIKYYAFPQTVKEALALLLNKKYKAMAVAGGTLVAKTLPDTVETYLDLKHLPIRGIKISGGNLVIGAGASFDEIDRSKLCRDWGGGVISAAAAKCSSQLIRNMATIGGNIARPHSFNIFPVVLLGLDAKVRIQAKSGSKLVDFQDLYVSGLRPGLDCLISEIIIPAKTRKWKCEFIKLAKTESSWESYIKLFFAVEKKGTTVSQARISVGALSPKPFRALASEKAVLAGELPAACAAAFAGELEAANAGEYRAAAASNLLRRFVDSI
- a CDS encoding (2Fe-2S)-binding protein gives rise to the protein MKNNARIETKKGFFEIMVTVNGEKRELSVKNSEFLLDALRRHGWKGVKKGCDTGDCGSCTVILNGRPVLGCLVPAVAAHEGEIITIEGLGTVQKPHPIQEAFVESGAVQCGFCIPGMILSSKQLLDRTPNPSEAEIRKALDGNLCRCTGYVKQIEAVKIAAKKLKKKP